A genomic stretch from Erigeron canadensis isolate Cc75 chromosome 9, C_canadensis_v1, whole genome shotgun sequence includes:
- the LOC122583461 gene encoding ARGOS-like protein: MNMSSHENNNGSSTRRHTGVEYDHRLSSSNNNFGGKRVTLVSKPKNRSSYFSIESMMVLFGLTVSLLILPLILPPLPPPPFMLLLLPIFILGVLMAVAFMTSSSSLNARHKTGV, from the coding sequence ATGAATATGAGCTCCCACGAAAACAACAATGGTAGTTCTACAAGACGGCATACAGGGGTAGAGTATGATCATCGATTATCATCAAGTAATAACAATTTTGGAGGAAAAAGGGTAACGTTGGTATCCAAACCGAAGAATAGGAGCAGCTATTTCAGCATTGAATCAATGATGGTGCTTTTTGGACTAACGGTGTCGTTGTTGATCCTTCCTTTGATACTTCCACCACTTCCACCGCCTCCATTCATGTTGTTACTCCTTCCGATCTTCATTTTGGGCGTGCTTATGGCCGTCGCCTTCATGACCTCTTCGTCGTCTCTCAATGCTCGTCATAAAACCGGCGTTTAG
- the LOC122581128 gene encoding ankyrin repeat protein SKIP35-like produces the protein MDKKKVVEAMGDEDAVFLLGSHTNHEEVGQSGDEMETDEVITDDPDIDVICKSDERDENVVFSREDPLVNCTGIHGSKLKSSLLATESGITNVEECVQEKKLSRQDRIELGRLFQGAVSSHDWELAESLISLADPQTLNDALCISLDSIWFLSTHQELDGITGLIKSIISNGASDFTRAALRTSFLASCVSACQSRTMSLADTVSVMARRLHERLQECNGDEVLKAEAGAKVQKFTEWALKCIGFHSRCQGNKDRVNQNSAVQVQLQLSAFKTFLDLAGNHLTGKDFTEAFDAACFPLTLFSSSFDPGWASGMSATAVQGLLAMLVEGGADNVNQCFIEASRFGSTELVRILLQIAQRNSLDVDVDLALGFASHYGKISTMECLVEEGNAMAFLGPLMRAAERGCMQVVQWFVKRGCRDMELCLALTAATSSSQVDIAAYLLPHVPQHVLAALSIEILKAAGERSGGSLDGVAFLLQSNFLGDPVATYAVADSISRSDDDSVAPELRDFLQEQWSEAAFFDGLRQGQVHYFNLVSIMKWGGSPLCLMDLPGPLRVAIAYLPLYRKCVTAGGCLLSQQLRGQLVEAAKRLGGVVMEEAGQRQELLAVLEQHLPPFLHHA, from the exons ATGGATAAAAAGAAAGTTGTGGAAGCTATGGGAGATGAGGATGCTGTGTTTCTGTTAGGGAGTCATACGAACCATGAAGAGGTGGGTCAGTCTGGTGATGAAATGGAAACCGATGAGGTGATAACAGATGATCCGGATATTGATGTAATATGCAAGTCAGACGAAAGGGATGAAAATGTGGTGTTTTCAAGAGAGGACCCGCTTGTGAATTGTACTGGTATTCATGGAAGTAAACTTAAATCTAGCTTGCTAGCGACAGAGTCGGGAATTACAAACGTGGAGGAATGTGTGCAAGAGAAGAAGCTTAGTAGACAAGACAGGATTGAGCTGGGGCGTTTGTTTCAGGGTGCGGTGAGTTCACATGATTGGGAACTTGCAGAGAGTTTGATATCATTAGCTGACCCGCAAACGCTTAATGATGCTTTGTGCATTTCATTAGATTCAATTTGGTTTTTGAGCACCCATCAGGAGCTTGATGGGATTACAGGGTTGATTAAAAGTATTATCTCCAATGGTGCTTCTGACTTTACAAGGGCGGCTCTTAGGACTTCATTTTTAGCTTCTTGTGTCTCAGCATGCCAAAGTCGAACAATGAGCCTTGCAGACACTGTTTCTGTGATGGCACGACG CTTGCATGAGCGGCTGCAGGAATGTAACGGGGATGAAGTTTTGAAGGCTGAAGCTGGTGCCAAGGTCCAGAAATTTACTGAATGGGCTTTGAAATGTATAGGTTTTCACTCGCGTTGCCAAGGGAACAAAGATAGGGTGAATCAGAACTCTGCTGTTCAGGTTCAGTTACAGCTATCGGCGTTCAAGACTTTCTTGGATCTTGCTGGTAATCACCTTACAGGAAAGGACTTCACAGAGGCATTTGATGCAGCTTGCTTCCCTCTTACTCTTTTCTCCAGTTCATTTGACCCTGGTTGGGCATCAGGTATGTCAGCAACTGCAGTTCAAGGGTTGCTTGCCATGTTAGTGGAAGGTGGTGCAGATAATGTAAACCAATGCTTTATTGAGGCCTCGCGTTTTGGAAGCACTGAGCTCGTTCGTATATTATTGCAG ATTGCTCAAAGGAACAGCTTGGATGTAGATGTTGACCTGGCTTTGGGTTTTGCTTCACATTATGGAAAGATCAGTACTATGGAATGCTTAGTTGAAGAGGGAAATGCCATGGCTTTTTTAGGCCCGTTGATGAGAGCAGCAGAAAGGGGCTGCATGCAGGTTGTTCAATGGTTTGTAAAACGAGGCTGCAGAGACATGGAACTGTGTCTAGCCCTAACAGCCGCTACCTCAAGCAGTCAAGTCGACATTGCTGCTTATCTTCTCCCGCACGTTCCACAACACGTCCTTGCGGCTCTCAGCATTGAAATTCTTAAAGCAGCCGGCGAAAGAAGCGGTGGGTCCCTTGATGGTGTCGCCTTTCTCCTCCAGTCCAATTTTCTTGGAGACCCAGTTGCCACTTATGCAGTTGCCGACAGCATTTCCAGGTCAGATGATGACTCGGTTGCCCCCGAGCTGCGTGATTTTCTTCAAGAGCAGTGGTCAGAGGCGGCTTTCTTTGACGGGTTGAGGCAAGGTCAAGTCCATTACTTCAACCTGGTTAGTATCATGAAATGGGGTGGGTCACCATTATGCTTAATGGATCTGCCTGGCCCATTAAGAGTTGCAATAGCATACCTGCCACTGTATAGGAAGTGTGTGACGGCGGGTGGTTGTTTGTTGTCCCAACAGTTACGCGGGCAATTGGTGGAAGCCGCTAAACGGTTAGGAGGAGTAGTGATGGAGGAGGCAGGCCAGAGACAAGAGCTTCTGGCTGTTTTAGAGCAACATCTTCCTCCATTTTTGCATCATGCATGA